GTCACCACCCGGTCGTACCCGGCGGCGACCTCGACGAGGGCGTCCGGGACCGGGATGACCCAGCGCGGATCGATCGCCGTGGCACCGATGCCCTGATCACCGAGGCGCTGGGCCACCTCGGCGGCGGTCGCCGCGAACGGCCCGACACCGACGACCAGCACACGTGGGCCGCCGTCACCGGCCGCCCGGGCGAGCACATCCAGTCCGGAGGTGTGGCTCAGGGCGGGCAACGGTTCGGGCAGCGATCCCTTGGGGTAGCGCACCACGGTGGGCGCGTCGGCGACCGCCACCGCCTCGCGCAGGGCGTGGCGTAGCGTCGCCTCGTCCCGTGGAGCGGCCAGCCGCAGGCCAGGGACCAGACGCAGCAGCGCGAGGTCCCACATCCCGTTGTGGCTGGCGCCGTCGTCACCGGTCAGGCCGGCCCGGTCGAGGGTGATCGTCACGCCCGCCCGGTGCAGGGCCACATCCATCAGCAGCTGGTCGAAGGCCCGGTTGAGGAAGGTGGCGTAGAGCGAGACCACCGGGTGCAGGCCGGCGAAGGCCATCCCGGCCGCCGAGGTCAGCGCGTGCTCCTCGGCGATCCCGACGTCGACGACGCGGTCGGGGAACTCGCGCGCCATCGGGGCCAGGCCGACCGGCTCGGGCATCGCGGCGGTGATGCCCACCACATCCGAGCGCGTCCTGGCGATCTGCAGGATCTCGTCGGCGAACACCTTCGTCCACCCGAACCGGGAGGGCACCAGCGGCAGGCCGGTCTCCGGGTGGATCTTGCCCACGGTGTGGAAACGGTCGACGACGTCGCTCTCGGCCGGGACGTAGCCGCGGCCCTTCTCGGTGACCACGTGCACCACCACCGGGCCGCCGAAGCCGCGGGCGCTGCGCAACGCCGCGTCGAGGGCCTCGAGGTCGTGCCCGTCGACGGGCCCGATGGACTTCAGCCCGAGCTCGTCGAAGAGTCCGTGCTGCGGCCGCAGCACGTCCTTGAGGCCCTTCTTCATCCCGTGCAGCGTGTCGTAGGCGACGCGCCCGGGACTTCCGGCCCGCTGCAGCGTGCGCTTGCCCCAGCCGAGCACGCGTTCGTAGTTGCGGTCGGTGCGCACCGCGTCGAGGTAGTGGGCCAGGCCACCGACCGTCGGTGAGTAGGACCAGCCGTTGTCGTTGACCACGATCACCAGGCGCTGGTCCGGGGAGTCGGCGAGGTTGTTCAGCGCCTCCCACGCCATGCCCCCGGTCAGCGCACCGTCACCGATGACGGCGACCGTCGAGCGGTCGGTGTCACCGGCGAGCAGGCGCGCCCGGGAGATCCCGTCCGCCCACGAGAGCGCGGTGGAGGCATGGGAGTTCTCGACCACATCGTGATCGGACTCCGCGCGGCTGGGGTAGCCGGACAGTCCCCCGCGCTGACGCAGCGAGGAGAAGTCGCGGCGCCCGGTGAGGAGCTTGTGGACGTAGGACTGGTGCCCGGTGTCGAAGACGATGGTGTCCCGCGGGGAGGTGAAGACCTGGTGGATGGCCAGCGTCAGCTCGACCACACCCAGGTTGGGGCCGAGGTGCCCGCCGGTCCGCGAGACCGAGGCCACCAGGAACTCCCGGATCTCCTCGGCCAGCGCCCGCATCCGGCGCGGACCCAGTGCGCGCAGGTCCTCCGGACCACGCAGCCGCTCCAGCTCGCTCACCTCGTGCTCCCGTCCTCGACCTGCATCTGCCTCCATGCTACGTGCCCCTCACGCGGAGGTGCGCGTGCGCAGGTCCCGCCCGCGCAGCTGGTGGCGCTCGACGGGCTGATCACCGGCCTCGAGCAGCAGCGCCCGAGCCTGGTCCAGCTCCACCAGGAACTCGTCCGCGTGGGTGCGCAGCATCTCGATGCGCTGCTCGTCCCGGCCGACCCACCGGAAGTCGCGGCGGAGCGTGTGACGGTGCTCGACGACGAACAGCACCCGCTCGCACCCCGTCACGTGCAGCTGCCACTGCAACTGGTCCGCGTAGGTGCGCGCCGCGGCGTCCAGGTCCTCCACCGAGGTCTTGATCTCGGCGATGGAGTGAGTGCCGATACCGTCCGGGGTGGCGAGGTGGCGAGGATTGCTGCCCGCGCACAGCACCGCGCTGGGTGCGATGCCGAACCGCTGGTGCACCCAGGCCGCGATGATCGGCTCCCGGACGATGCCGTGCTCGAACTGCGGCAGCCGCGGGCCGGCCCAGCCGGTGAGCTTGGCCTCCAGCAGCCCACGCCGTTGCTTGGAGGTGCGCCCGGTGGAGGTCACCAGGCGGCGGGCGTCGGTGGCTGTCACACCCCACAGCCGGGCCCGCAGCCAGGCCACCCGGTTGCGCGAGGAGACGACCTCGCCGGCGGGGGTGCGCACATACCGGTAGCCGTCGATCACACCCCGCACCCTATGCCGCCGCAGGCTGCTGCCGGCCCAGCACGCGCCGACCGGGCACGTACCGCCGCGCCGGATCGAGGGAGGCCTAGGCTGAGGGGTATGCGACTGCTCCCGGGTCACACCATCAGCCACGACCTGACCTACGACGACGTCTTCCTCGCCCCGTCCTACTCGGACGTGTCCTCACGCTTCGACGTCGATCTCTCCTCCACCGACGGCACGGGCACCACGATCCCGCTGGTGGTGGCGAACATGACCGCGGTCAGCGGACGACGGATGGCCGAGACGGTCGCCCGCCGCGGGGGGATGGCGGTTCTCCCCCAGGACCTGCCGCTCGCCGAGGTCCGGCGCACCATCGCCTCGGTCAAGGGGCGCCACCCGGTGCTGGAGACACCGGTGACGGTCACGCCCACGGACACCGTGCACACGGTGCTCACGCTCGTGGACAAGCGCGCGCACGGGGCCGCCGTCGTGCTCGACCAGGGCCGGCCGGTGGGTGTGGTGGCCAGATCCGACTGCCACGGCGTTGACCAGTTCACCCAGGTCCACGAGGTGATGAGCGCCGATCCGACCGTGCTGCAGATGGACGCGCTGGAGGGGCCCGGCGGACTGGAGGCTGCGCTCGAGTCCGCCTTCGAGGCCCAGCACGCCGCCCGGCGGCGGTTCTCACCGGTCGTGGACTCCTCCGGCCGGCTGCGCGGCGTCCTCACGCGCGTCGGTGCGCTGCGGTCCTCGATCTACGCTCCCGCCCTGGACGACCTCGGCCGGTTGCGGATCGCCGCGGCGGTGGGCGTCAACGGTGACGTCGCCGCCCGGGCGCGCGGCCTGCTCGAGGCGGGCGCCGACGTCCTGGTCGTGGACACCGCGCACGGGCACCAGGCGAAGATGATCGAGGCGCTGCGGGCGGTCCGCGAGCAGGAGCCCACCGTGCCGGTCGTGGCCGGCAACGTCGTCACCGCCGACGGCGTCACCGACCTCGTCGAGGCCGGCGCCGACATCATCAAGGTGGGCGTGGGCCCCGGCGCCATGTGCACCACCAGGATGATGACAGCCGTGGGCCGGCCCCAGTTCTCCGCCGTGGCCGAGTGCGCCGCACGGGCGAGGGAGCTCGGCCGGCACGTCTGGGCCGACGGCGGCATCCGCCACCCGCGTGACGTCGCCCTCGCATTGGTGGCCGGAGCCAGCCAGGTGATGGTCGGATCCTGGTTCGCCGGGACCTTCGAGTCCACCGGTGACCTGCACGTGGAGGCGGACGGTCGCCGGTACAAGGAGAGCTTCGGGATGGCGTCGGCACGCGCCGTCGCCGCCCGCACCGCGAGCGACTCCAGCCCGTTCGCACGGGCGCGCAAGAGCCTGTACGAGGAGGGCATCTCGACCTCGCGGATCTACCTCGACCCCGAGCGGCCCGGGGTGGAGGACCTGCTCGACCACATCACCGCGGGCCTGCGCAGCTCGTGCACCTATGCGGGCGCACGTACCCTCGCGCAGTTCCGTGAGCGCGCCGTCGTCGGACTGCAGTCGCGGGCCGGCTACGACGAGGGCCGTCCCCTGCCCGGAGGTTGGTGAGTCGATGAGTGCGACACCCCGCGCCCTGCCCTACGGCACATGGCCCTCCCCCGTCCCGGCCGAGTCGCTCGCCTCCTCGACGCTGCGGCTGTCGCAGATCCGTCTCGTGGGCACCGACACCTTCTGGGTGGAACAACGCCCGTGGCAGGAGGGCCGCTGCGCCCTCGTGCGGCGCCGCGAGGACGGCGCGATCGAGGACGTCGTGACCGCGACCACCGACGGTGGCACCTTCGACGTCCGCACCCGGGTGCACGAGTACGGCGGCGCGGCCTATGCGGCGACCGCCTCGCTCGTCGTGGTCTCCCGCCGCGAGGACGACCGCCTGTACCGGGTGGACCTAGGCGCCGACGGCGCCCCTGGGGCGCCGGTGCCGCTCGTGCCCGCCGACGGACGGCGCTACGCCGACCTCGAGATCGATGTCGACCGCGCCGTGGTCTACGCGGTCGCGGAGGACCACGGCGAGCCGGGTGGCCAGCGCACCGACCCGGTCACGACGCTGGTCAGCATCCCGCTCGACGGGTCGGCTCTGACCCGGCCGGACCTGGTGGCCGTGCTGGTCGCCGGCAGCGACTTCGTCAGCTCACCCCGGCTCAGCCCCGACGGCGCCCTGCTGGCGTGGATCACGTGGGACCACCCGGCGATGCCGTGGGACTCATCCTTCCTGCACCTGGCCACGGTCGCCGACGGCGGCGCGCGCCTGCTCCACCACCGCACCGTCGCCGGTGACCTCGACGTCTCGGTGGCCGAGCCGCTGTGGACCCCGACCGGGGACCTGGTGCACATCGACGACCGCACCGGCTGGTGGAACCCCTACCGCACCGAGCTCGAGGGCGCCCACCGGCGCACCCGCCCCATGCATCCCGCCGACGCGGAGTTCACCCTCCCCCCGTGGGGGTTCGGACCCCGCACTATCGACATGCTCGGCGAGGCGCACCTGATCGCGGGGTACACCGTCCAGGGCCGCCGCCGGCTGGCCGCCGTGCGCACCGACAACGGCGCACTGGAACCCTGGGACGGCGACTGGGCCCCCGTCGGCGACGTGCGCGCGCAGGCCAACCGGGTGGTCTTCCTGGGAGAGAGCCCCACCGCACCGGAGTCGATCGTCGAGCTCGATCTGGCCGCCGGGACCGTCACGGTGCTGCGGTCCACGACCGATCTGACGCTGGACGAGCGCTCGATCTCACGCGCCGAGAGTGTCAGCTGGCCCTCAGCGACCGGGGTGGCGCAAGGCTTCCTCTACCGCCCGCAGCACGCGGAAGTCACCGGCGAGGAGCAGGAGGCTCCGCCGTTGCTGGTGCTCTCGCACGGCGGCCCGACCGGAGCCACCACGCCCGGGTTCGACCTGAGCGTGCAGTTCTGGACCACCCGTGGTTTCGCGGTGCTCGACGTCAACTACGGCGGCAGCACCGGGTTCGGGCGCGCCTACCGGGAACGGCTGCGTGGTCGCTGGGGCCACGTCGACGTCGAGGACTGCAGCAGCGGAGCCCGGTGGCTGGCCGAGCAGGGCGTCGTCGACGGCGCTCGCACGGCGATCCGGGGCGGGTCGGCGGGAGGCTACACGACGCTGGCGGCACTGACGTTCACCGACACCTTCGCCGCCGGTGCCAGCCACTACGGCATCGGAGACCTGGAGGCGCTGGCGGCGCACACTCACAAGTTCGAGAGCCGCTACCTGGACACGCTCGTGGGCCCCTATCCGCAGGAGGCCGCGACCTACCGGCAGCGCTCGCCCGTGCACCACGTCGAGTCGCTACGCGTACCGATGATCCTGTTCCAGGGCACCGAGGACCGCGTGGTGCCACCCGAGCAGGCGCACCGGATGGCCGACGCCGTCCGCTCCGCCGGCATGGAGGTGGAACTGCTCATGTTCGAGGGCGAGGGTCACGGCTTCCGGCGCAGCGAGAACCGGCGTGTGGCGCTGGAGGCGGAGCTGGCCTTCTACGGCCGGGTCTTCGGCTTCGACCCCTCCTGAGCAGGACCCTGGGCACGGGGCCGGGCCGGCAGATGTGATCTGCCGGCCCGGTCTCGTGGCGTGGTGCGGTCCTCAGCCCTTCACGAGCTGCCGCAGCACGTACTGCAGGATCCCACCGTTGCGGTAGTAGTCCGCCTCACCCGGGGTATCGATGCGCACGACGGCGTCGAACTCCACTGCCTCACCCTCGGCCTTGGTGGCCGTGACGTGCACGGTCTCGGGGGTGCTGCCCTCGTTCAGGGCCTCGACGCCCGAGATGTCGAACGTCTCGGTCCCGTCCAGCCCGAGCGACTCGGCGCTCTCCCCCGCCGGGAACTGCAACGGGAGCACACCCATGCCGATGAGGTTGGATCGGTGGATCCGCTCGAAGCTCTCGGTGATGACCGCCCTCACACCCAGCTGGGCCGTGCCCTTGGCGGCCCAGTCGCGGGAGGAGCCCGATCCGTACTCCTTGCCACCGAGGATGACCAGCGGGATGTCCTGCTCGGCGTAGGCCTGTGCGGCGTCGTAGATCGTCGTCTGCTCACCGGTGAGGTGATTGAGCGTGAAGCCACCCTCCACGCCGTCCAGCAGCTGGTTGCGCAGCCGGATGTTGGCGAAGGTGCCGCGGATCATCACCTCGTGGTTACCGCGCCGGGACCCGTAGGAGTTGAAGTCCTTCCGGGCCACGCCGTGCTCGGCGAGGTAGGTACCGGCCGGCGAGTCGGGTTTGATCGAACCGGCCGGCGAGATGTGGTCGGTGGTGACCGAGTCACCGAGCTTGGCCAGCACCCGCGCACCGGAGATGTCCTGCACCGGCTCCGGCTCGGCCCCCATGCCGTCGAAGTACGGGGGCTTGCGCACGTAGGTGGACTCGGAGTCCCACGCGAAGGTCGAGCCCTCGGGCGTGTCCAGCTGGCGCCAGTGCTCGTCCCCGGAGAAGACGTCGGCATAGTCGGAGGTGAACATCTCCCGGTTGATCGAGGAGTCGATCGTCTCCTGCACCTCCTGCGGGCTCGGCCAGATGTCGGCCAGGAAGACGGGCTTACCGTCCTCGGAGTGACCGAGCGGCTCGCTCTCGAAGTTGAACTCCATCGTCCCGGCCAGCGCATAGGCGATCACCAACGGCGGAGAGGCGAGGTAGTTCATCTTGACGTCGGGGTTGATCCGGCCCTCGAAGTTGCGGTTGCCGGACAGCACCGAGACGACCGCGAGGTCATTGTCGTTGACCGCCTCGGACACCTCCGGGTCCAGCGGTCCGGAGTTGCCGATGCAGGTGGTGCAGCCGTAGCCGACCAGGTGATAGCCCAACTTCTCCAGGTAGGGCCACAGGCCGGCCTTGTTGTAGTAGTTGGTGACGACCTGCGACCCGGGCGCCATCGAGGTCTTCACCCACGGCTTCACCGTGAGCCCGGCGTCGACGGCCTTCTTGGCGAGCAGGCCGGCGGCCAGCATCACCGAGGGGTTGGAGGTGTTGGTGCACGAGGTGATCGAGGCGATCGCCACCGCGCCGTGAAAGAGTTCGTAGCTGTCGCCCTCGGGCGGCGTGACAGTGACCGTCTTGCGCACGGAGTCAATGACCGCAGGGGCGTCCGAGGCGGGGAAGGACTCCCGCGAGGCCTCGTCCACGCCGTTGGCCACGTCCGGGGCGTAGGCCGGCAGGTCGTGCTGGAAGGCGGTCTTCGCACGTGAGACCGCGATCCGGTCCTGCGGGCGCTTCGGCCCGGCGATCGAGGGGACCACCGAGGACAGGTCGAGCTCGAGGTACTCGGAGAAGACCGGCTCGACATCGGCGTCGTGCCACATGCCCTGCTCCTTGGCGTAGGCCTCGACCAGCGCGACCTGTTCCTCGGAGCGGCCGGTCAGGCGCAGGTACTCCATCGTGACCTCGTCGATCGGGAAGATCGCCGCGGTCGAGCCGAACTCGGGGCTCATGTTGCCGATGGTGGCCCGGTTGGCGAGCGGGACCTGCGCGACGCCGTCGCCGTAGAACTCGACGAACTTGCCGACCACCCCGTGCTCGCGGAGCATCTCGGTGATCGTGAGCACCACGTCCGTGGCGGTGACCCCCGCCGGGATCTCGCCGTTCAACCTGAAACCCACGACCCGCGGGATGAGCATCGAGACGGGCTGGCCGAGCATCGCTGCCTCGGCCTCGATACCGCCGACACCCCAGCCCAGCACGCCGAGACCGTTCACCATCGTGGTGTGGGAGTCCGTGCCCACACAGGTGTCGGGATAGGCCCGCAGCACCGTCTCGCCCTCGACCTCGACCTCGCGCGTCATGACAGTGCGCGCGAGGTACTCGATGTTGACCTGGTGGACGATCCCGGTGCCGGGCGGAACCACCTTGAAGTCGTCGAAGGCGGTCTGGCCCCAGCGCAGGAACTGGTACCTCTCGTGATTGCGCTGGTACTCGAACTCGACGTTGCGCTCGAAGGCGTCGGGGCGGCCGAAGACGTCGATCTGCACGGAGTGGTCGATGACCAGCTCGGCGGGCGAGAGCGGGTTGATGGTCGAGGGGTCCCCCCCGAGGTCGGCGACGGCCTCACGCATCGTGGCGAGGTCGACCACGCACGGCACACCGGTGAAGTCCTGCATCACCACCCGTGCCGGGGTGAACTGGATCTCGGTGCTCGGCTGGGCCGTCGGATCCCACTCGGCGAGGGCGCGCACGTGGTCGGCGGTGATGTTGGCACCGTCCTCGGTGCGCAGCAGGTTCTCGGCGAGGACCTTCAGGCTGTACGGCAGTCGCTCCAGGCCCGGGACGGCGTCGAGCCGGAAGATCTCGTAGTCGGTCTCGCCCACCCGCAGGGTGCTCTTGGCGGAAAAGCTGTCCACGGTGCTCACGTGCCACTCCTCGAAAGCGTTGTCGGCGCAGGACCGTCGCACTTACGTGACGATCGCGTCCCGAAATTTATCTCGATATCGAGATAAATCCTACCGCAGCGGGCACGGACTCGCGAGCGGTGCGCGCCGTCAGGATCCGCCTTCCGGTGTGAGCACCGCCACGGCCTCGACGTGGTGGGTGTGAGGGAACAGATCGATCGCATCCAGCTGCGCCACGCCGTAGGACTGCTCGCGGGCGTAGGCCACGTCCCGTGCCAGCGCGGCCGGGTCGCAGGCCACGTAAACCACCCGCCGCGGCCGCGCGGCGAGCACCTGCTCCACGACCGCCTCGCCGGC
Above is a window of Ruania suaedae DNA encoding:
- the dxs gene encoding 1-deoxy-D-xylulose-5-phosphate synthase, which gives rise to MSELERLRGPEDLRALGPRRMRALAEEIREFLVASVSRTGGHLGPNLGVVELTLAIHQVFTSPRDTIVFDTGHQSYVHKLLTGRRDFSSLRQRGGLSGYPSRAESDHDVVENSHASTALSWADGISRARLLAGDTDRSTVAVIGDGALTGGMAWEALNNLADSPDQRLVIVVNDNGWSYSPTVGGLAHYLDAVRTDRNYERVLGWGKRTLQRAGSPGRVAYDTLHGMKKGLKDVLRPQHGLFDELGLKSIGPVDGHDLEALDAALRSARGFGGPVVVHVVTEKGRGYVPAESDVVDRFHTVGKIHPETGLPLVPSRFGWTKVFADEILQIARTRSDVVGITAAMPEPVGLAPMAREFPDRVVDVGIAEEHALTSAAGMAFAGLHPVVSLYATFLNRAFDQLLMDVALHRAGVTITLDRAGLTGDDGASHNGMWDLALLRLVPGLRLAAPRDEATLRHALREAVAVADAPTVVRYPKGSLPEPLPALSHTSGLDVLARAAGDGGPRVLVVGVGPFAATAAEVAQRLGDQGIGATAIDPRWVIPVPDALVEVAAGYDRVVTIEDGIVTGGFGSAVRDRLAEAGSPLPVHVHGIAHRFLSHASRAQLEEDLGLRAQDIARETAAAVARQVQGASAPHLP
- a CDS encoding YqaJ viral recombinase family protein; this translates as MIDGYRYVRTPAGEVVSSRNRVAWLRARLWGVTATDARRLVTSTGRTSKQRRGLLEAKLTGWAGPRLPQFEHGIVREPIIAAWVHQRFGIAPSAVLCAGSNPRHLATPDGIGTHSIAEIKTSVEDLDAAARTYADQLQWQLHVTGCERVLFVVEHRHTLRRDFRWVGRDEQRIEMLRTHADEFLVELDQARALLLEAGDQPVERHQLRGRDLRTRTSA
- a CDS encoding GuaB1 family IMP dehydrogenase-related protein codes for the protein MRLLPGHTISHDLTYDDVFLAPSYSDVSSRFDVDLSSTDGTGTTIPLVVANMTAVSGRRMAETVARRGGMAVLPQDLPLAEVRRTIASVKGRHPVLETPVTVTPTDTVHTVLTLVDKRAHGAAVVLDQGRPVGVVARSDCHGVDQFTQVHEVMSADPTVLQMDALEGPGGLEAALESAFEAQHAARRRFSPVVDSSGRLRGVLTRVGALRSSIYAPALDDLGRLRIAAAVGVNGDVAARARGLLEAGADVLVVDTAHGHQAKMIEALRAVREQEPTVPVVAGNVVTADGVTDLVEAGADIIKVGVGPGAMCTTRMMTAVGRPQFSAVAECAARARELGRHVWADGGIRHPRDVALALVAGASQVMVGSWFAGTFESTGDLHVEADGRRYKESFGMASARAVAARTASDSSPFARARKSLYEEGISTSRIYLDPERPGVEDLLDHITAGLRSSCTYAGARTLAQFRERAVVGLQSRAGYDEGRPLPGGW
- a CDS encoding S9 family peptidase; the protein is MSATPRALPYGTWPSPVPAESLASSTLRLSQIRLVGTDTFWVEQRPWQEGRCALVRRREDGAIEDVVTATTDGGTFDVRTRVHEYGGAAYAATASLVVVSRREDDRLYRVDLGADGAPGAPVPLVPADGRRYADLEIDVDRAVVYAVAEDHGEPGGQRTDPVTTLVSIPLDGSALTRPDLVAVLVAGSDFVSSPRLSPDGALLAWITWDHPAMPWDSSFLHLATVADGGARLLHHRTVAGDLDVSVAEPLWTPTGDLVHIDDRTGWWNPYRTELEGAHRRTRPMHPADAEFTLPPWGFGPRTIDMLGEAHLIAGYTVQGRRRLAAVRTDNGALEPWDGDWAPVGDVRAQANRVVFLGESPTAPESIVELDLAAGTVTVLRSTTDLTLDERSISRAESVSWPSATGVAQGFLYRPQHAEVTGEEQEAPPLLVLSHGGPTGATTPGFDLSVQFWTTRGFAVLDVNYGGSTGFGRAYRERLRGRWGHVDVEDCSSGARWLAEQGVVDGARTAIRGGSAGGYTTLAALTFTDTFAAGASHYGIGDLEALAAHTHKFESRYLDTLVGPYPQEAATYRQRSPVHHVESLRVPMILFQGTEDRVVPPEQAHRMADAVRSAGMEVELLMFEGEGHGFRRSENRRVALEAELAFYGRVFGFDPS
- the acnA gene encoding aconitate hydratase AcnA, with protein sequence MSTVDSFSAKSTLRVGETDYEIFRLDAVPGLERLPYSLKVLAENLLRTEDGANITADHVRALAEWDPTAQPSTEIQFTPARVVMQDFTGVPCVVDLATMREAVADLGGDPSTINPLSPAELVIDHSVQIDVFGRPDAFERNVEFEYQRNHERYQFLRWGQTAFDDFKVVPPGTGIVHQVNIEYLARTVMTREVEVEGETVLRAYPDTCVGTDSHTTMVNGLGVLGWGVGGIEAEAAMLGQPVSMLIPRVVGFRLNGEIPAGVTATDVVLTITEMLREHGVVGKFVEFYGDGVAQVPLANRATIGNMSPEFGSTAAIFPIDEVTMEYLRLTGRSEEQVALVEAYAKEQGMWHDADVEPVFSEYLELDLSSVVPSIAGPKRPQDRIAVSRAKTAFQHDLPAYAPDVANGVDEASRESFPASDAPAVIDSVRKTVTVTPPEGDSYELFHGAVAIASITSCTNTSNPSVMLAAGLLAKKAVDAGLTVKPWVKTSMAPGSQVVTNYYNKAGLWPYLEKLGYHLVGYGCTTCIGNSGPLDPEVSEAVNDNDLAVVSVLSGNRNFEGRINPDVKMNYLASPPLVIAYALAGTMEFNFESEPLGHSEDGKPVFLADIWPSPQEVQETIDSSINREMFTSDYADVFSGDEHWRQLDTPEGSTFAWDSESTYVRKPPYFDGMGAEPEPVQDISGARVLAKLGDSVTTDHISPAGSIKPDSPAGTYLAEHGVARKDFNSYGSRRGNHEVMIRGTFANIRLRNQLLDGVEGGFTLNHLTGEQTTIYDAAQAYAEQDIPLVILGGKEYGSGSSRDWAAKGTAQLGVRAVITESFERIHRSNLIGMGVLPLQFPAGESAESLGLDGTETFDISGVEALNEGSTPETVHVTATKAEGEAVEFDAVVRIDTPGEADYYRNGGILQYVLRQLVKG